A stretch of Dasypus novemcinctus isolate mDasNov1 chromosome 14, mDasNov1.1.hap2, whole genome shotgun sequence DNA encodes these proteins:
- the LOC101428303 gene encoding ly-6/neurotoxin-like protein 1 yields MAGTNMKALTLLAVLLCLEEAWAINCHNCMTLDGNTCQNKTNCPPTATACFSHTASDKINGKVQTIKNCTSSCDSFPTVQTRQTFQEASYYCCSTDLCNGAWAQGPRATTVGLMLVASVLTTLLGASV; encoded by the exons ATGGCTGGCACCAACATGAAGGCCCTGACCCTGCTGGCTGTGCTGCTGTGCTTGGAGGAAG CCTGGGCCATCAACTGCCATAACTGCATGACCCTGGATGGCAACACctgtcaaaataaaacaaattgccCACCCACTGCCACAGCCTGCTTTTCACATACAGCAA GTGATAAAATCAATGGCAAGGTGCAGACAATAAAGAACTGTACATCTTCCTGCGACAGTTTCCCTACTGTGCAAACCAGACAAACCTTCCAAGAAGCCTCTTATTACTGCTGCAGCACTGACCTGTGCAACGGGGCCTGGGCCCAGGGGCCAAGGGCCACCACCGTGGGCCTCATGCTTGTGGCCAGTGTCCTGACCACCCTCCTGGGCGCCTCTGTATGA